A single window of Salvia splendens isolate huo1 chromosome 8, SspV2, whole genome shotgun sequence DNA harbors:
- the LOC121745806 gene encoding uncharacterized protein LOC121745806, producing MDQTTIKDRLPVSQPNSRQSKSLDEMVNDLVSSQQHMQNNMQSNNDVVHKLQDAQVGHKAAMDMLAKHLSQIATSLSEMHENEGRIPATINPQDMENTSQITLRSGREYKGPTMKIDDGTPSVVSKEKDDPTPQKEDTEIGKVETREARTEDDIQIGDLGRPVPRMTDPFFLDLGTEVEVEEMRKETGESSKGDSSNTVKQVKPFPYRGEAKKKKDDPVDFMEIFGKLEINLPFLQALKLPIFSKFIKEFIAGKTKPNGKIVIGETVSAVIQKRRIPSKRTNPGMFTLPISIGDIRIEHAMCDLGASINNLPLSIYKKLVEVRMVDTKVVIQLADRPCISPEGVLENVIVKVHDFLYPADFHVIRMSENESAEFSGVLLGRLFLRTAKTIIDVFDGTICLDYHGEKFTFNIDEAMKKPLDVENLHAVDIITPWSKNIMRLN from the coding sequence ATGGACCAAACCACCATCAAGGACCGACTACCAGTCAGTCAGCCAAACTCCAGGCAGTCGAAGAGCCTCGATGAGATGGTGAACGATTTGGTTAGCTCACAGCAACACATGCAGAATAATATGCAGTCCAACAATGATGTGGTACATAAGCTTCAGGATGCTCAAGTGGGGCACAAGGCAGCCATGGACATGCTGGCGAAGCATTTATCTCAGATCGCGACTTCCCTGAGTGAAATGCACGAGAACGAAGGACGGATTCCTGCCACAATCAATCCACAGGACATGGAGAACACCAGTCAAATCACCCTTAGGTCTGGACGAGAGTATAAAGGCCCAACAATGAAGATTGATGACGGAACACCTTCTGTGGTGAGCAAGGAAAAGGATGACCCAACCCCACAAAAGGAAGACACTGAAATAGGGAAAGTTGAAACAAGGGAAGCTAGAACGGAGGATGATATCCAGATCGGAGACTTGGGGAGACCAGTACCCCGAATGACTGACCCGTTTTTCCTAGACCTAGGAACTGAGGTGGAGGTTGAAGAAATGAGGAAAGAGACTGGAGAGTCCTCCAAGGGAGATTCCAGCAACACGGTCAAACAAGTGAAGCCTTTTCCTTACCGAGGGGAGGCCAAGAAGAAAAAGGATGATCCAGTAGACTTCATGGAAATCTTCGGTAAGCTGGAAATCAACCTGCCATTTCTCCAGGCCTTGAAGCTGCCTATTTTCAGtaaattcatcaaggagtttATCGCCGGGAAGACTAAACCCAATGGCAAAATAGTGATCGGAGAAACTgtgtcagcagtgattcagaagcggaggattcCGTCAAAACGCACtaacccaggtatgttcactcttcCCATTTCAATTGGGGACAttagaattgagcatgctatgtgtgacctaGGAGCATCAATAAATAATTTACCGCTTTCCATCTATAAGAAGCTGGTAGAAGTAAGAATGGTTGATACGAAGGTGGTAATTCAGTTAGCGGATAGGCCATGCATTAGTCCAGAGGGTGTGTTGGAAAACGTGATAGTTAAGGTGCATGATTTCTTGTAtccagctgatttccatgtgattaggatGAGTGAAAATGAATCTGCTGAGTTTAGTGGAGTGCTTTTAGGTAGACTATTCCTACGCACAGCTAAAactataattgatgtttttgatggaacaatttgtcTTGACTATCATGGTGAGAAATTCACTTTCAACATTGATGAAGCAATGAAAAAACCTTTAGATGTGGAAAATCTTCATGCTGTGGATATCATTACCCCTTGGTCCAAGAATATCatgagactgaattaa